From Pelosinus fermentans DSM 17108, the proteins below share one genomic window:
- a CDS encoding Glu/Leu/Phe/Val family dehydrogenase — protein MEIINSMEHYDYEQLVFCQDKASGLKAIIAIHDTTLGPALGGTRMWPYTSEEEAVIDALRLARGMTFKNAAAGLNFGGGKTVIIGDPRKDKSEALFRAFGRFVESLNGRYITAEDVGICVEDMDIVSQETKHVNGVGAIAGSSGDPSPITAFGVLKGIQACAKEVWGSEQLKGKTVALQGLGHVGYYLAKHLHQEGANLIVADINEQNVERVVKELGATAVNPDAIYGVECDIFTPTALGAIINDHTIPQFKCRIIAGAANNQLGENRHGDLLHSKGILYAPDYIINAGGVINIADELNGDYNKERALRAVEIIYRNIEEIIAISKRDNIPTYKAADILAERRIDTLGKVRSTFLSHARR, from the coding sequence ATGGAAATTATAAATTCTATGGAGCATTATGACTATGAGCAGCTTGTCTTTTGCCAGGATAAGGCATCCGGTTTGAAGGCCATTATTGCGATTCATGATACGACGCTGGGGCCAGCATTGGGCGGGACGCGAATGTGGCCCTATACCAGTGAAGAAGAAGCTGTTATCGATGCATTGCGACTAGCGCGTGGCATGACTTTTAAAAATGCAGCAGCAGGTCTTAATTTTGGTGGAGGAAAAACAGTCATTATTGGCGACCCAAGAAAAGATAAAAGTGAGGCATTGTTTAGAGCTTTCGGCCGATTTGTTGAAAGTCTCAATGGACGTTACATCACTGCGGAGGATGTAGGGATCTGTGTAGAGGATATGGACATTGTGAGCCAGGAAACCAAGCATGTTAATGGCGTAGGAGCGATAGCTGGATCCAGCGGCGACCCTTCTCCAATCACTGCTTTTGGAGTATTAAAAGGCATACAGGCCTGTGCTAAAGAGGTTTGGGGAAGTGAACAGCTGAAAGGGAAGACTGTGGCACTTCAAGGACTTGGTCATGTGGGTTATTATCTGGCTAAACATCTGCATCAAGAAGGTGCGAATCTTATTGTAGCTGATATTAATGAGCAGAATGTGGAACGTGTGGTAAAAGAATTGGGAGCGACAGCGGTAAATCCCGATGCTATCTATGGTGTAGAATGTGATATTTTTACTCCAACAGCTCTTGGAGCAATCATTAACGACCATACTATACCGCAGTTTAAGTGTCGTATTATTGCAGGTGCCGCTAATAATCAACTTGGAGAAAATCGGCATGGAGATCTACTCCACAGTAAAGGGATCTTGTATGCTCCTGATTATATTATCAATGCTGGAGGGGTAATTAATATAGCAGATGAATTGAATGGTGACTACAATAAAGAACGAGCCTTAAGAGCTGTTGAAATCATTTATCGGAATATTGAAGAAATTATTGCTATTTCAAAACGGGATAATATACCGACTTATAAGGCCGCTGATATTTTAGCTGAGCGGCGGATCGATACATTAGGAAAGGTGCGCAGTACTTTTTTATCACACGCAAGAAGATGA
- a CDS encoding N-acetylmuramoyl-L-alanine amidase family protein, whose product MKRQLRLPLTFIALLVLGMILTSMTASAAAYGFQSQKIDAIREYQNKKPLKNKVIVVDPGHGGSDAGAIGPNNVAEKNVTLAIARDLRELLSAGGATVIMTRTSDRDVAIDGSSDIDELQARVDIANQANADLFVSIHTDAFAEHGTGTTTYFCPGSNSDLARFVQDNMVSQLKLYDRGSQPSDFYVLKNTNMPAILTEAAFISNPKEEKLLINRDFNKKVAMGIYNGIKQYFIQ is encoded by the coding sequence ATGAAAAGACAGCTACGATTGCCTCTTACGTTTATAGCTCTGCTGGTACTTGGCATGATCTTAACCTCTATGACAGCTAGTGCTGCTGCGTATGGTTTCCAGAGTCAGAAGATCGATGCAATTCGGGAATATCAAAACAAAAAACCCCTCAAGAATAAAGTGATCGTTGTTGATCCTGGACATGGAGGCAGTGATGCTGGTGCTATCGGTCCTAACAATGTTGCCGAAAAAAATGTTACTCTGGCAATTGCTCGCGATTTACGTGAATTACTTTCTGCCGGAGGAGCAACTGTCATTATGACTCGGACATCTGATCGGGATGTTGCCATAGACGGATCTTCAGACATTGACGAACTGCAAGCTCGCGTCGATATCGCCAACCAGGCAAATGCTGACTTGTTTGTCAGCATTCACACCGATGCATTTGCTGAACACGGAACTGGTACAACAACCTATTTCTGCCCAGGCAGTAACAGTGATCTTGCCCGTTTCGTTCAGGACAATATGGTGAGTCAGTTAAAGTTGTATGATCGAGGCTCTCAGCCAAGCGATTTTTATGTTCTCAAGAATACGAACATGCCAGCCATACTAACAGAAGCTGCTTTTATTTCTAATCCAAAAGAAGAAAAACTGCTTATCAATCGTGATTTTAATAAAAAGGTAGCTATGGGAATTTACAACGGGATTAAACAATATTTTATACAATAA